Part of the Anopheles gambiae chromosome 3, idAnoGambNW_F1_1, whole genome shotgun sequence genome is shown below.
GTTTTCTCCATCAGTGCTTTCTTCGTCAGTATCTTCCCTTTCCCCTCTCAAGTAAACGCTCTATTAAGACGAATAAAGCATCCCAACGCCGACCGAACCTGTACCACGACTGTACCACCGCCCAAGAAAGACAGCCGTCTTCCACACGACGGTTCCAGCGTACGTCACACGGCCTATTTATCTTTTGTGCCTTTCGGGCaaacaaatatatatttttgctgCGGTTATTTATCTATTGTTTCTCGCATCCCTTCCGCTCCATTTCCATCTAATGCGCCGCATTCCTGGTCCGCATTCCCAATGGCAATGGCGTGTACGTGTTGGACACGATAAAGCTGTCAGCGCGCGTTTTGTCCCGCTCGACGTGACAGCGGTTCTGGGAAGATGTGTgagcatttttgtttctttcttcttcttgccccGCGGGCATCTTATGGCGTAAGGTGCCGACACGTTAATGTGGCTTCCCTCCCAGCCATTTCTTTCGTGGCGAATGGGGAAAgagataccaccaccaccaccaccaccgaaaaaaaggaagcttcTATTCTATGCCTCCCTAAACTGTCCGCAAAGGGCGATGGGGGTGATGGGGAAGCAGAACTTAAAGATTACGGATTAGACCGAGGCACAAAGAATAACTTCCCGTTGTGCCCACACACACTTTGATGCGGGTCGGGATTTAATAATTCAAGTTCAACTGGTCTTTGCTTTGGGAAGCTGTCGAAGcgaacacaccaacaccagctTTTCCACCgcggagagaaaaaaaacgccccaCCCCAGTTTGGTCGCTGTGTCCGTGTTTTGCGGTTGCTTGTGGATGGATTCGTTTTAGTCGGCTTTAGAGAGGCGAACCCCACCCGGCGAAGCGGACGGATCGAATGAGTTTTAGCCGCTAATCTGAACCTTATGAAAGGCTTTGATGTAGGATTTTCAATCAATTGAACCTTTCTGCTGCCCCCTCCCGCCCCCCGCCTCATGTTGCTCTGTTCCGCTGGCTGTCTCGTTCGAGTGTTTGGGATTATCGTTCGATAGGAGAAGTGTTTCTTTTCCAAAGAATCTTGTTCACTGCCTGCTATCCCGCTGCTTTTGAGTCAAAGCTTTAGATGGTATATAtccggcgttttttttttatttttcttcaggTCGTCTTCCCACTCTCGTAGCAAAGTCGAGAGTTGTCGATTGGAAACGGTTGAATGATTCAGGCGTTCGCTTCGGTTCGGCTCAAGCCTTAATAAACAAGCGAAAACTTCTGCACAAATCACAAGTCACAGTgaaacacacaccaacacacatacagtgaATGTGTGAGGCAAGACATAGAAAGGGACGGGTAGGATACGAAAGGTTTCGTAGATGAAATCTTCAAGTGTGTATCCGCCTCCTGATCCCAGGGTTTTTGCTgggtgtctatgtgtgtgtgtttttttctgttcgagGGCTGAGCTGGAGTAGATGGGATGCTTCCTTCCTATGCTAAACTAATAAATAAAGGAAAATTTATAGGCTCTAGACAGCGTCACTCGGTCCCCAGGATGTTGATCGTACGGAATATTGATCGGGTCTTTTATCTTCACACCGGCAGGATGTGGCATGCTTGCCGTTGGTCTCCTCTCTCAAACCACCAAAACATGACAACCTGGACCGATGATACTAGCGGCGAAAGATGCGGAAGAGCAGCCGGCCCGACACAGGTCGGGGCCAATGTCAGATAGCATTCGTTTCCTTTcgattttctttatttatattGATCGCCTTCCTTCTGTGACGCCCCAATATTGCCTGCTGTCCGGGGGTTTGCGCAAAAGCCCGGCCTGTGCGCTGTGGGTTTCCGGTCTGTGCGCCCTCCCTTCCCACAAAAGGGGCCCGGAATGGAAGGCTAGTCATGATTTTACCCAGTGCTCCTTTTGAAATGCTTTTGGACGCACGGAAATAAAGTGACATTATGGAGAGGTTATCTTATTGAGTTTAGCATTTCAATTGATAGATTACGCTTGCTGTGCGGGGCGGGATGTCTCGGTggtttgtgctgtttttgcgCCAGCTTTGGTAGATATCCAGGCGAAAAGCTATAATAGGGGAGATctcaaggtttttttttgttgttgatagaAAAGTATCCAAAACACAACAtagaaaaggttttttttcttcatttgaaGTGGTGAACCTGATGGcacatttaaatgaaaatgtaTTGCCAAGATGAAACGTTTCAGCATTTTTTCCCAGGCAGAACTGCAAGATAAGGCAAAAGTGTTGCCATTCACAGCGTTAAATGCGGTCAGGTTTAGGTTTCATTCGGTgtgaatgttttgcttttctgcaCGAAAAAGTTTTGCACATGAAAGCAAAACAGTGAAATGATTTTCTCCTAtcgattttctatttttttacttaaatagGTTTTGATCGGTTTCGGTTGCATACTTACAGATTATAATGTACATCCGCCATGTTGGGGCGATGGTTGAGTGCTGCTTTCAGGGCCTCCTTGGCTTCCTGATAGCGGCCCTGCGCACTAAGGACACTTCCTAAATTTCCGAGAGCTGTAAAAGcggatagaaagagagaaggaaagcGGAATTAGTATACCGTACACCGTGCGAGAACAAAAACTAACTTCACTCATTAACGATGACGCAGAAGGTCGTATAAAGAAGGGGCAGAATTACTACATTTTCAACCGttatacacacaaaaaaggtcaTTGCACAAAAGGAACCGAAAATTTAAACCCATTTACGTGGTGGACTTTTTAGAATGGTGATTTGCTCGCGCTTCTACTGCCTCGAAGGACGCGCAAGCAAGTGCAGCATAACGAAGGTACCGGGAATGGTGTTGATAACAATGCAATTAGGGAAATTATCActcaaaaaaaatggaacaccCACCCAGGGATGCCCGTTTCGGCGGCGACATTAACAGAAATTACCATTACTTCCAGCGTTCAGGTAATGGCGATGGTGgaaaattacttttttgtcCCATTTTGTCCATCACCTGGTGCGGtctggtgtgtgctttttttgcttatcAACCCAGAAaaccttttttaaatttcgtttAGGTAGCAAAAAAGGTCAATATTTTGTTAGGTTAGAAAACTCTTTTACGATCTTTTCTTCGTAATTTTGAGACATTAAGCGAAGACGGAAAATCATTTCTAAGAACATAAAGGCAGTTCCATCAGTCATATCACTCTGTTTTCAAAAGCGGTTCCATATTGCGACAACTCGTTTCGCAAATGTTGACACAGACACTCGTTTCTTCGTTTTCGGATAAATCACCAATGTGCCCACAAGCAGGGGGTTTACCGCAAAGAGAAGGTTATTATTTGtagtgaaaattgaattttccacCTCTGTTCGATCTCAAATGACCTGCGGTTCTACCACAGTGCCGGATTATGGCAGCTGACGTTTTGTCATTCTTGTGGGTCTAGGGAGCTACCGCTGTGAAAGGGGAACCGCCTTTTTTGTGGCACTTGTCACGAGCCGAAGAAAAGCGAAGCACGCAAAAATGGTGTGTGAATAAAGAAGTGAACTTACTTGCCAACAAAGAACAACCGACTGATTATTtcgtgtaaaaaaaagtaaaaatatcaCAACGTAGGGACTTTCACGGAACattttggtgccgtgaccaggataagTGCCTGATTATCGGTTCAATTGTGGTAATCATAATTAGTGCAAAAGTTCTCGCTTGttcttttgtgtgcgtgtgcgcgtgtgcaACGTATTAAACAGTGTGTTTAACGCAAGTGTAACAATGGCGACGGCGCGAGAAGACAAAATTCGTGgcaaagagcaaaaaagaaaaaacattatAGATTCGATGCGGCGAATCGATTTATTCGTACAAACGTACACTGTGGACAAGATTCATGAGGTGACCACAAGGCTCGAGAGGCTCGAGAAAGTGTGGTATGGTTTTGAAGAAGTTCAAGAAGAGTTAGACAAGCTAACCCTTGAGGGAGACAAcgctgaaaatgaaaagacGCGTGCAGAAATGGAGGAGCTATACATGAGTGTTAGATCCAATCTGCTACGGCTGAAGCCATCGTCTAATCCAATAGTCAGCGACGTTAAACCGGTACCCATTGTGTCCCAAATGAAATTACCAGTAATACAATTGCCTGAGTTTGGAGGTGATTTTAATGATTGGTTACCATTTCATGACACGTTTGTGTCCCTGATTGATAAATCAGATGAGCTTTCTGGTGTGCAAAAGCTACATTATTTGAAAGCTGCGCTCAAAGGTGAGGCAGCACGGCTAATTGAGCCAATTCTCACTACAGATGAGAATTACAAAATTGCATGGCAAATGTTGGTAGACCGCTATGGCAATAAACATTTGCTTAAGAAACGTCATATCCAAGCCATTTTGAGGCTACCGAAGATTATCAATAGCAATCTAGATTTATTGCGACGCACTGTAGATGATTTCCAGCGACACACATTGGTGTTAGAACAACTCGGTGAACCAATAAAACATCTTAGCTCATTCCTTGTTGAGCTTCTTAGTGAGAAATTGGATAGTGCTTCTCTTGCGGCGTGGGAAGAAGCACAAGCGGATAAAAGTTACACATACAGTGACATGGTTGAGTTTCTGCGTAAgcgtgtgcgtttgttggAAACGCTTGCTAACGATACGGGTGAAACGAGTAAGCGACAACCGCGTGTAAAAGTGAGTGTGAACACTGCTGCAGCGGCCGAGAAAAAAGTGgatatgtgtgttgtgtgtggaaAGCAGGGGCATACAATAGTGAATTGTCGGCGTTTCAATGAATTCGATGCAAAGAAGCGCCAGCAAGTTGTGAGGCAGCACAAATTGTGTTGGAATTGCTTGCAGGGCAGCCATTTTGTAACCAGTTGTACGTCAAGGTATGGGTGTCAAACGTGTGGCAAACGGCATCATACCTTGCTGCATGCTGAACGAAGCGATAGTGTAATAGCAGATGATTCGGTGGGTTCTGTTAGTACGATGGTGCTTGCTAATATTCCAATGCAGTGCAACTCTACTGACCGAAGCTCATATTCTAATGTTATGCTGACAACGGTGGTGTTGTTTGTAGTTGACGCAAATGGTACGCAACATCCAGTACGTGCGTTGTTGGATAACGGTGCGCAGCCCAATGCGATAAGTGAGCGATTGAGTCAGCTTTTGTGCTTGCCGCGTATGCGTACCCATGTACCCATTACAGGTGTGGATGGAACGACGACTCAGGCGTCATGTGAAATGAAGGTGGAAATCCGTTCCAGATTTAGTGAATTTGCTCTGAAACTAAATTTCTTGGTTTTGAGCAAGGTAACAGCAAACACTCCAGCCACATCTTTCTCCACATCATGTTGGAAATTACCTGCTGGGTTGGCGCTCGCAGACCCAGAATTCCATCAGTCTGGACGAGTGGATATGCTAATCGGTGCATCGCATTTCTACACGTTTCTGAGGGAAGGCCGGCTCAAACTTAGTGAACATGGTCCATTGTTAGTTGAAACAGTGTTCGGTTGGGTGGTAACAGGTGAAGTGCTCCGAGAAGAAGCTATAATTCAGCAACAAGCAGCTCAGTGTCATGTTATGTTATCGTCGGAAAACATTAGCGATCAACTTGAGCGGTTTTGGAAGATCGAAGAGCTGCATGTTTCGCATTTCTCGGCGGATGAGCAGAAATGCGAAGCTTATTATGAGCAAACGGTGTCACGAGACGAAACAGGCAGATATATCGTGAAACTGCCTAAACATCAGCAACATTCTACCATGATTGGAAAATCAGAAACGACATCACTTAAGAGGTTTGCTGGATTAGAACGTAAGTTATTTGCTAACTCACAACTTCGTCAGCAGTACAATGAGTTTATGTTGGAGTACATACAACTCGGTCATATGGTTCCTGTGTCGCCTGACAACCTGGATGCAGCAACCTGCTGCTACCTTCCACATCACCCTGTGTTTAAGGAGACAAGTTCCACGACTAAAATGAGAGTGGTATTTGATGGGTCAGCACCAACTAGCACAGGACACTCTCTGAATGATGCGCTATTGGTTGGACCAGTCATCCAAGATGATCTTTTGAGCTTAATAATCCGTTTTCGTAAATTTCAGGTCGCGCTAGTTGCGGACTTGGAAAAAATGTATCGTCAGGTACTTGTGCATCCGGAGGATCGACCGTTACAGAGAATATGGTGGAGGTTTGACGATAACCAGCCCATTCAGGCGTATGAGTTGCGCACAGTAACATACGGTTTGGCTCCTTCATCTTTCTTAGCTACAAGAACACTTCAGCAGTTGGCTGAAGATGAGGGTGACGCGTTTCCTACTGCCAAGGATATGCTGAAAAAACAACTGTACGTGGATGACCTTATTGCTGGGTCAAATAGTGTTGATGGAGCTATACAGCTACGTGAGGAATTGAGTGCACTGGCGCAGAGAGGCGGTTTTACTTTTCGAAAATGGTGTTCGAATTCATTAGCCGTTTTATCTGACGTTCCCGCTGAACAATTGGCAACAAAATCATCGTTAAGGTTCGACGACAAGGAGACAATTAGTACGCTTGGTATATGTTGGGAACCAGAAATTGATACGTTCCAGTTCAACATTTCTATTACTACGAAATCAGAGAGAGACACCATGCGTAGCATACTATCAATGATTGCTCAACTGTATGATCCATTGGGATTGATTTCACCTGTAATTATTACAGCCAAAGTTTTGATGCAATCGCTCTGGCGTTTGAAGTTGAGTTGGGATGATACGGTGCCTGAGGACATTCAAAGGAATTGGATTAGATTTCGAGCAGAATTACCAGAACTTAAAGATTTTCGTATCCCTAGATTCGCTTTCGCTCATCAATATCGGCAAGCAGAAATACATTGTTTCACAGACGCGTCAGAGCTTGCATATGGCGCGTGCATCTATATTCGGTCTGAGGCTGAGGATGGAAGCATTCATGTTAATTTGCTAGCATCAAAATCGAGAGTGGCTCCACTGAAGGCATTGACGATTCCTAGACTTGAACTTTGCGGTGCATTATTAGGAGCTCGATTGCATGAGAAGGTAATGGCTGCAATGGAGATTAAGTTCGTTGCTCATCGATTTTGGACCGATTCTACCGTGGTGCTAGATTGGCTAAATGCTGAATCAAAGACTTGGAAAACATTCGTAGCAAACCGAGTTGCTGAGATCCAAGCAATTCGAGATGCTGTTTGGCAACATGTATCTGGACAAGAAAATCCAGCTGACCTTATTTCACGCGGAGTTTTACCGCATCAGCTCATCAACAATCAATTGTGGAAACAAGGTCCACAATGGTTATCAGAGAGAAAGGAGAATTGGCCCcaacaaaaagagagaacaGGTCAAATTACAACAGACGAAGTAAGATCGAATGTCGTTTTAACAACgcaaatacaagaaaaaaaatgaaatatttacaagATATGGGTCATACCAGAAGCTAATCGACGTGGTTGcatattgttttcgttttgttcatAATGCTCGTCGTCTGCAATCAAGAATAAGCAATAGTGCATTGACGGTAAAGGAACTTGCTGATGCTAAAAAGCGACTTGTAAAACTTGTGCAAGCTGAAGAATTTACCAACGATCTTCATAAAATCCACAAGGGGATTCCTGTTGCTCGAAATTCAACGTTGAAGCTTTTAAACCCGTTTATAGATAATGAAGGAATAATCCGCGTAGGTGGCCGGCTCAGAAATTCTGATTTGAATTATAATATTAAGCATCAAATAGTTCTTCCTGGATTCCATCCATTTACTCAACTCCTCATCATGGACAAACATGTAAAAGCAATGCATGGAGGAATATCATCAACTCTTAACGCAGTTAGAGATGAGATTTGGCCAATCAATGGAAAAAGAGCTGTACGTAAGGTCATACGAAATTGTTTTCGATGTTGCAGAGCAAATCCACAACCTATAATTCAACCTGAAGGGCAACTACCAGCAGAACGTGTTACAGTTAACGAGGTGTTCAGTTGTACGGGTCTAGATTATTGTGGACCTTTGTATTTGAGGCCAACACACCGCAAGGCCGCACCAAATAAGTGCTACATTTGTGTATTTGTCTGCATGAGTACGAAAGCAGTACATTTGGAATTAGTCGGAGATTTGAGCACAAATTCGTTTCTGATGGCACTTGATCGCTTTGTTTATCGGCGGGGTAAACCAAAGCACATTTATTCAGACAATGGTACCAATTTTATTGGTGCCAAAAATGAACTTCATCAGATCTACAAAATGCTGTTCAACGATTCTGCAGATagcaaaatagcaaaacattTGGCAAAAGAAGAGATACAATGGCATTTGATACCCCCACGCGCCCCAAATTTCGGAGGCCTTTGGGAAGCGGCGGTGAAGGTAGCCAAAACCCATTTGATTCGTCAACTAGGATCATCGCGTTTATCATCGGAGGAAATGACTACTGTTTTAGTAAAAATAGAAGGTTGCATGAACTCGCGACCATTAGTTCCGCTTTCTGAAGATCCCAATGATCTGACGGCATTAACTCCAGCGCACTTTCTCATTACAAACAATTTGAAGGTTATTCTCGAACCTGACTTGAAAGAGGTGCCTATGAATCGTCTGGGAAGATACCAACTCCTTCAGCGGTACACGCAAAACTTCTGGATACACTGGAAACAGGATTATCTGAAAAATCTTACTGTTTTGCATCGGTCAGCTAAGCAATCTAAGCAATTATCTGTCGGAGATATAGTTATTCTGAAGGATGAGCAGCTTCCAGCAGTTCAATGGCCATTGGCACGTGTCGTCGAAATACACCCTGGAGCTGATGGAATTTCCCGAGTTGCAACACTTCGTACGGCATCCGGTATTGTGAAGCGAGCAGTATCTAAAATCTGTCCGTTAGAATGCAGTAATCAAAGAATGGATTGAAAACTGAGTGTTTCAAGGTGGCCGGTATGTTCGATCTCAAATGACCTGCGGTTCTACCACAGTGCCGGATTATGGCAGCTGACGTTTTGTCATTCTTGTGGGTCTAGGGAGCTACCGCTGTGAAAGGGGAACCGCCTTTTTTGTGGCACTTGTCACGAGCCGAAGAAAAGCGAAGCACGCAAAAATGGTGTGTGAATAAAGAAGTGAACTTACTTGCCAACAAAGAACAACCGACTGATTATTtcgtgtaaaaaaaagtaaaaatatcaCAACGTAGGGACTTTCACGGAACAACCTCATCAAGCGAAACGAAGTTCCCGCCCGACTGGGCTGTCTGTCAAACTTCTAAACGGTGGGGCAACCTTGGCCTTCGGTACACTTAATGCCATTGGCAGTGTGCTGTCGGCGCTGTCTCGCAATCCCATTTGCTGCGTCTAGCCCCAACCGGTTCAAGGACTTTTTAAGGTCTGAACAAGATTTCGTAAGAAAACGGTACAACCTGCTTTGTATTGTACTTTTCGGACAGAAATAAAAATTGGGTAAAGGTTAACAACATGTCAGCCAGTGATGAGGGTTGAAGTGTTCTCATATCCATCTATGCGTAATGTAGCGTCTGGAAAGTGGGATCTTTTCCTTGAAAGACAATTGCTGAGCAAAACGAAATGTGtgcaggaagaaaaataactCCAAAAATTAACTGTTTGCATTTCATCTTATGTTCTaattataatataataatacaaTTAACAAACCAAATATTTTGCTAAAATCTTTTCTTGTTTGGAGGTTGTAGTTACGATTTACGTTAATAAATTGAACCAATATTCTTTCATGGAACCTACTCCAAACATGCAGCACATTTTGCATGTTTCGTGCACAAAAAATCAGTCAGATTTATCAGTTAATTGTAAACGGAAATTCCAATCCTTTTGACACAGATTCAACAGTTCAATTCACAGCTTAACCACCGCAACATGGCGTGGAAGAAAGCTCCAAAGCTTGCATAAAATATGCATTCCTTTACCCATTTCCCAACTGTGCCCCTCCTCTTGTATTTATCTTGCACCCATCATTAGCTTCACCGTATTCACCACCATCTTAGGGAATGGGAAACGTTTCGGAATGAGCAAGTAATTAGTTCCATTAGACATTCCTCTGGCGCATGGTCTGCCGAGGATGCAAACGGGAGCACATCCTTCTGTGGGTGGGTGGGGTAACGATGTAAGGATGGAATTAAGCACCTAATATCCACATTTCTGTAATGCAATTTTTCATCAGCTTCTCCGGGGTGTGTGTAATCAGATTCAGTGAAAGCTGAGAATGGGAGACGTTCCACCAGCACACCTAGAACGCATTTTGCAGTAGGGATTTATTTCTGTGCATTCTCTGCAAGTAATTTATCTTAATGTTTAGCATGAATGCTTTTTTTCACCATGCCAACTAAATATTTGCGTTAAAGAACGCACAACTTGTGCTCGATGAAGAATTTTCCAACTCCGACAAAAGGTCATACATTGCCACTGATATTGCTTTGAACGATGTAAAGATTTAGCATGTTTAGCAAGAAAAAGTGTGTGGTCGTATATTTCAGATTCAAGTGCTGCAGTGAGCGTCTATTCACACCTTTCGTTAAGCGCCCAAGCTACTCATATAAAAGCTTGAACTCGACACAGCTCGACGGGTAAATATTGGTTGAAGAAAAGTTAGCACTACACCCAAATTACCAAAACAAGCTAGCACAAAGAGCTGAAGGCACAGAAGGGCAAGGTTTAATTAATTCACGCACCGTGCTGCTCTACTCTTTCGGAGGAATGGTTAGATGTGCATATGTGTAAGAATCTgtgtgaataaaacaaaaaatcacacaagAAAGTACACACAGAACCGGCGAACTAAAGTACATTTTTTGCCTCTGCCTTGTCTGAAAGGAAACTCCACTTTTGCAGCGCTTTGACACAGAAAGGTGAAGCTGCGTTCAAGGTACTGTTGAATTTAGCATTAACCTTTTCCTTTGCTTGTTTTCCCTCGCTACAGCCCCATCCAGCTGTTAAGCTCGATCGGTTGGGTAGGTATTTTTAGAGTCAGCAAAATTCAGGATAAGGCCGTCATCGCACCGTGGTGTAACAGCTAACCGTGTGAGGAAGCACGACCGACGCCATAAATTACCTCCTAgcttgctggtgctgctgctgctgctgctgctgcacagtaaataaacgcacacacacatacatggtGATTTGGTTGACTCGTATCCGCACACCCTTTTTATCTCGTCCACCGCCTTGTCTTGTGATGcgatttttcaaaaaaaaaacgctcaccATTGCGGATACACGCGATGAAGAAAAATCGCGTCCTGTAAGCAAAACGCCCATCCTACGCCCCCGTGGCGTGTGTTGCGATGAGGGTACGGATTTAACGAAAGAAATGGTGAAAAGTGACGGAGAGCAATTTTGCCCTGTGCCCACACACGAAAttcagcaaaaaagaaagcaccTCCACAAGCAATTTCTTTTGCTCTGGCGCTGTTAAAACAGAACCATcgaagtgaaacaaaaaaaaaagaggcacACACAACCTGCACCTGTCATCAGAATTCAACGTGTGATGGAAAGGAATTGCTTCCTCACGAAGAAAACACATCGCGTACCTACATAGCTTTGGCGTTTTGTAGCCTcgatttggatttttttggtCCCGTTTCACCACGATTCGTTTAAAGATTGCTTGATCTCGGTGTGGGACATCGGTCCCCTCTGCATAAGGTTCCAGTGCTGCGGGAAAGGGGCAAGATTGGCGCGAAAATTTATGCTGATTGAAAAGAGATGAACTTCTCCCGTGGGCTGTTTCACTCGTGTGCTGGGTTGGGGTGGGTTTTGTCTCGTTTGAGCGGTCCATAAATAAGGCTTACCACACCTTCCCCAAAATCCGAAGGCAGTTGGATTTTGATAAGGGTTCGTTGTTGGTAGCACCACCCTTCGTCGAGTGGCAGCGGCTCCCGATCGTGCGATACGatcaaaatcaattaaaacgtACGAAACGAATGTTGAAATATTAATCGAGCCTTTTTCGCACAAACCCCTTTTCTGTCCCGTGGTACCTTGCTTTGGGTGAATGGGTAGGGGGTGAAATTTGTTCCAGCGGTACACCTTCCGCTGGGAGTGAACGAAAATGTAGGTGCTCTTTTTTGCCGATTTTTAAACACAAActtacacagacacacacatacacgttcATACAACCCAGTTCGCATTTGATAATGTGGAAAACTTTACTTTCACTAAAAACCCTTTTTCCCATCGGAAAATCCGAAAGCAAACTCACTCTCCCACTCTGCACTCTATCGCTCGTTGTCGAGGCATTCTCGTggggaaagggaaaaggaaaaaaggtaaACCTTTTTGTCCCGGTAATGTACGCTTCGGGCAGAGTAGTGCTGTGGGGACTGTGGCCGGGATATCGTTTGCTTTTGTGCCCGGCGGCAGCAGCGCGCACTTCATTAAATCAACAAATTTACTACGACTTCATCGAGCTTTCTAACCTGAGGAGTGCTTGAGAGTGTGATTTTTACCATTGCCTTTTCTTTCGATCGGCACTGAGGGTCGGAAATCGTTTGAAAGTTAATTAAACCCCATTAATGGTCCGCTTGTTTGTGCTGGTTTGTTTGCGAGTGTTTGTCGCTTGGGAAAACCCGTTGTATAATAAGTTATTAATTATTTAGTCTTTCCGAGTTGAGAGCATAAACTAGAGGATTTCAGTACAACATatggtgaaaataaaaaataaaatgttaacttGGGGCCCTAAAATAAGTTAAAGTGGCTCTGATgtttaaaatactttttattAAATCTTCTAATCATTTAACCTTAATAAATAAGACGATACTTTCTCATTTTAATGTTGCATTGCTATCGGAAAAACAACTTGTTGAAACTTCACATTAATCCCACAGCGCTGGAAAGCTATTTTGCACACCTTAAATCAAGAACATTTGATGGTTTGACATCGTTCGCGATTTTTGCACccacattttaacagtcgcAAAAGACGAAAACATGTTCCCCAAAAAGTCCACTAACGCTTGACTTCATCTTTCGCAACAAGCGTGCGCATATTAAAGTGGCATTGGCAAGTGGAAAGTTTGGTGGTCGAGATGGGCCCGCCTATCGGCAAGTTGCGCCAGTGTTTGCTAATGGCTTTTCGAGAgagttttaatttctttctgTGGTTTCTTTTCTGTCGCTCTTGGAACTGGCAAACGGACTGACCTTGCCAACTTTCTTACAGccagcccagcagcagcagaagcttCAGTTTGCCTGGGGCACACAGTTTTCACCGCATTACCGGACCAGATCATTAATTTGGTGGAAGTAAGTGGACGATGTGCAACGAGAAGGTAGCTGAGTTGCGAGGGAAAGGTCGCTTCTTTCAAGCTGCAGCAGAGATGTTTTGCACAAc
Proteins encoded:
- the LOC133394097 gene encoding uncharacterized protein LOC133394097, yielding MDKHVKAMHGGISSTLNAVRDEIWPINGKRAVRKVIRNCFRCCRANPQPIIQPEGQLPAERVTVNEVFSCTGLDYCGPLYLRPTHRKAAPNKCYICVFVCMSTKAVHLELVGDLSTNSFLMALDRFVYRRGKPKHIYSDNGTNFIGAKNELHQIYKMLFNDSADSKIAKHLAKEEIQWHLIPPRAPNFGGLWEAAVKVAKTHLIRQLGSSRLSSEEMTTVLVKIEGCMNSRPLVPLSEDPNDLTALTPAHFLITNNLKVILEPDLKEVPMNRLGRYQLLQRYTQNFWIHWKQDYLKNLTVLHRSAKQSKQLSVGDIVILKDEQLPAVQWPLARVVEIHPGADGISRVATLRTASGIVKRAVSKICPLECSNQRMD